The nucleotide window AGGGTAAATGGAAATATATCGAACACGACCCGGGCAACCCGACCGGCCGTGTAACCGAAAACACCGACCAGCTCTATGACCTCGATGCCGACCCCGGCGAGACGCAGAATCTCTTTGCACTACATCCGGAAGTGGCCGCGCCGCTCAAAGAGGCGTTGATCCCGCTGAAAGCCGCCTTAAACGAAGGCGTGCCGTTCCAGCTTGCTCCCTCCATTTCCGGCGGACAGATCACCCTGCGCCACCCGGTTCGCCAAACCTACCGCTATGATATTCTGACCACCGAGTCGCTCAACGATCCCGACTGGCAGGAAGTATCGGAAGGCATCGCGGCATCCAACGGAGTCATGGTGGTCACGGTCTCAATGGACGATGCAACCAACCGCTTCTATCTGGTGAAGGAGTCGAACGACGGAATCGGCTTCAACATTTGGAGTGATTCCTTTGAAGGGACGATCAATACCAACTGGACGGAATATGTCCAGGGAGCTGGTGCTTCAGTAACCCAGGCCGGCGGGCAGCTTGTGATGGATACCGGCATCCCGGCCGGGTCGGCCCAGGCTGCACTCAGCACGACGAACAGTGCTGACGGAACGATGACGACGTTCAATGGAGAAAAGCTCTACAACTTCTATGACCATCCCGTATCAGCCCGTTTTGATATTGCATCCATCAGCGGCACCAACGGTTCAGGCAGGAACATTTTCTTTTTCACGGTCGGCGATGATGCTGACGGAAAATACAATCCGCAAGCCAATGCGCTCGATGATGGCATCGGTTTCCGGTTGGAGCATCAGGGCGATCCTTCCGCCTGGCGGATCATCTGTCAGGCACTGGACGGGGCAGCCGCAAACGGGGGAACCGTCGCCGATCTCAATGGCCTTCCGACCGCCATCACCTACACGCTGGATGGAACCCAGGCCACCATCGAGCTGGAGGGCACCACCAGCACGGGCGGCGATTCAGTGCTGACAGAAACGCTGGCGGATTATTCCGCCAATATTTCCGGCTACACGCTGGCCTTCGGCGCGCTGAATTATGGAACCGTCACCGAAAAAACCGTTGTCACCCTTGACGCAGTTTCCATTGAGGTGATGGAGTAGGGGGAGAACACGGCGCGGAGCACGTGCTGCGTAGAACGGTCCTCCGGGCCGTTTCCAATGATCGGAACAGTGAAAAGGTAGAATATGAAGAACATGTCTAAATGGTTGGTTGTTTTGAGTTGCGCAGCTTTAGTCTCGGAATCCTCTGCGGATGGAACGTCACGCTCCCCGAATGTGGTTCTGGTTCTGGCGGATGACCTGGGATACGGCGACCTGAGCTGTTACGGCGCGACCAAAATCAAGACGCCGAATATTGACCGCATTGCGAAAGAGGGCATGCGCTTTACCGATGCCTATGCGCCGGGTGCGATCTGCTCGCCGAGCCGCTACGCCATCATGACCGGGCGTTATGACTGGCGCACGGGCGAAAAGTGCGGGGTGATCAACTGGGATGCGCCGTATCATATCGAGCCGGGCCGTCCGACGTTGGGAACGATGTTCCAGAAGAGCGGCTACCGCACGGGCTATTTCGGCAAGTGGCATCTCGGCTTCGGTATGCGTCACACGGTGGATTGGGATAAGCCGCTGATGCCCGGGCCGCTCGAAGCTGGATTTGATTCCTTTTACGGCTTGCCGGCTAACCATGAAAATGTTCCGGAAATTTATGTGGAGGGCCATGAGGTCGTGGACCGCATTCCCGGCGAAAAGGTGCGGCTGGAAGGAACACATCCAAATTGGGAAACGCGCGGGGTTTCGCCACTGCGGGATAAGTTCGAGTGCGGGCCGCGGGTGGCCGATAAAGCAGTGGAGTTCATCGAATCCGCCCCGGTCGGAAAACCGTTCTTCCTCTACTATTCATCCGTTGAACCGCACATTCCGATTACGCCCTCCAAGCCGTTTCAGGGATCCAGCGAATGCGGGCCGTACGGCGATTTTGTCCAGCAGCTCGACCATCATGTCGGCCGGATTCTTGCCGCCCTTGAGGAAAAGGGCGTGATGGACAACACCATCATCCTCTTCACCTCCGACAACGGCGGGCTGTATGTCGGTGAGGGCGGGACCTTGCCGCATGCCGAAGCCGCGCGGAAGGGGCATTCCATTAACGGCGAGCTGCGCGGCCGCAAGCACGTCATCTATGAAGGTGGCGTGCGCGTTCCGATGATCGCCAGCTGGACAGGGAATATCCCCGCCGGAACGGAATCGGCGCAGGTGGTGAGCGGGGTGGATATGATCGCCACGCTCGGCGAAATCATCGGCTACCGTTTTGACCATCGCGAATATGTTGAGGACAGCTTCAGCATCGCTCCCGTGCTGCTCGGCACACAACCGGCCGACACGCCGGTCCGCCCGCCGGTGGTTTCCACCTCCTGCATCGGCACCTTTATGATTCGCGACGGCGACACGAAAGTGATCGAAGAACGCGAACTCATTCCCCAGCTCATGCAGCACGTACGAAAGCAGTACGAGTGGTGGGGAGCGGAAAACAGCAAGCAGGTCTACAACCTCTCAAAGGATATCTCCGAAGAGCAGAATATCTTCGTGGAGCGCAAGGATGTGTACGACCGCTTGACCACCTACCTCAACCGCCTGCGCCGCGACGGCAGCAGCAAAGGCTTTGATCCTGCTGATTATCCGAAGTAGAACGGTGCTCCGCGCCGTTCTTTCCAATGCCTGGAAACCTATTGCATCCTCCTTCGGCAAGGCTGCGGCGGGACACAGTAGGTACGCATATATTTTTCCAATGTTTGGAAATGCTGACGGGTGCTGGCTCAGCCAGGTTCCAACCATTGGAAGAAAAAGTTCCGAACCTTGGAAAATGGAATTGATCTGCACCTTTATAGATGACAGATTGTATTTTTAACATCGAGGTGCGATTTATGAAGTGTGTGTGCAGGTGGCTGGTTTCCGGGTTGATTTTTTCGTGCAGCGTGGCTTTTGCGGTGGAGCAACGCCCTAACGTGTTAGTTGTTTTTGCCGATGACCTCGGTTATGGCGATGTGGGCTGCTATGGCGCGACAAAGCTGAAGACGCCGCATATTGACCGGATTGCCAAAAGCGGCATGCGCTTTACGAATGCTTACACGCCGACGTCCACCTGCTCGCAGTCGCGCGTCAGCTTGCTGACCGGGCGCTATTGGTGGCGCAGTCCGTTGCATCCGATCAGGGGCGTGATTGCACCGGCGGGGCCGAATGCGCTTCTGGAAAAGGGAGTTGAAAGCCTGCCGAAGTTTTTTCAGCAAAATGGCTACCGCACGGCGGCGTTTGGCAAGTGGCATGTGGGTGTTGGGTACGGCGATTCTCCCGCCGAGCGCTACGACTGGAACCGCCCGACGATTGAGGGCGGGCCGCTGGCGTCCGGTTTTGACTATTTCTTCGGCCTGGCTGCCAATGTGGAAAATGAGCCGGCCTTTTACATCGAAAACGACACGTTTGTCGGGCGCGGACCGAACGATGCCATTACGATCAAAGGCAAAAAGGTGACACCCTGGACGCCGGAGGTGCTCTATGAGGATGACGAGGTGGGGCAGGATACCGCACGCAAGGCCGTCGAATACATTGAGTCGGCTCCGACCGACAAGCCGCTGTTTGTTTACTTTGCATCGACCGTTCCGCATAAGCCGATTACGCCCGCGAAGGAGTTTATCGGCAGCAGCGACTGCGGCATCTACGGCGACTTTGTTCAGGAGCTGGATTGGCAGGTCGGTGAGCTCATCGATGCACTGCGTAAAACCGGGCGACTGGATAATACGATGATCATCTTCACCAGCGACAACGGGGCTGTGGTGGCGACTGATGAGGAGTTTGCAAAAAAATGGCACCTGGAGCCGATGTGGGAAACCTATGCCGCCGGGCACCTGAGCAACGGCGAGTTGCGAGACGGCAAACATGCGGTTTATGAAGGCGGAAGCCGCGTTCCATTTATTGTCAGTTGGCCGAAGCATATTCCGGCCGGAAAGCAGAACGAAGGGTTGTTCTGCCTGACCGATGTGTTTGCCACTTTTGCCGATCTGTTTGAAGCACCAGTGCCGGAAAGCGCGATCGACAGCGTGAGTTTTTGGCCGGTCTGGTCGGGAAAAAGCACGGCATCGCCTCGCGAGGTGGTTCCGGGCCGCACTTCCAATTCCATCTTTTCGATCCGTCGGGGCAAATGGAAATATATCGAACACGACCCGAAAAATAAAACGCCCCGCCAGCGGGAGAATAAGGATCAACTCTACGATCTGGAAAACGACCCCGGCGAACAAAACAACGTTTTTGGTCAATACCCCGAGGTCGCCGCACGGCTGAAGAAAGAGTTGGGCAAAGTCAAGTCGGCCCCGGGAAAAGCAAAACCGGAGGGCAACCTGCTGCCGGAAGGAAATTTTGATTCGATGAAAGGAAGTCAACTGAGTCCTGAATGGCAGCTTAAAACCTTCAAGAAAGGCGGCGACATCGGCTCGGCCAGTGTGGAGGCGGTGCTGGATAACGGCAATCTGTGCCTGAAATTTACCTGCGAGGGTGGCAAGTGGTCGCTGATGAGCCGAGGAGTGGACGCATCCGAGGGAACAACCTACACCCTGACCCTGCGTGCCAAAGCGCTGAACCACCCGACGCAGGCCACGCTTTATCTGGTAAGCCCCTGGGAGTTCGTTGAGCAAAAGACGGCCACTGTTCCGACTGAGTGGCAGACCTACACAATGAGCGTTACACCGGACAAGCTGGGCAAAGGCAACAACCTCCTCCTGCGGGTTGATCAGGAAGGTGCCGGCTCCATCCTGATCGATGACATCAAGCTCACCACGAAGGTCAAATGATGGAAAACAGATCACGAATTTCGCGAATCGCACGAATTTTAAGACTCTTCATTCGCGAGATTAGTGTGATTCGTGATCAAAAAATGATCCAGCGTAGTTGCTTTGAAAATAATAGAGAAGTTGGCTTATGAAAAATATGTTTAAATGGATGGTTGCAGGGTTGGTTGTTGTGGACAGTACTACCTTTGCTGCGGGCTGTTCCTCTGTGGATGCAACGTCACGTTGCCCGAATATTCTGCTGATTATTTCGGATGATCAGGGCTACGGCGATTTTGGTTTTACGGGCAATAAGCTGGCGGACACGCCGGTGCTGGACCGGCTGTCGAAAGAAGGCGCATTTTATCCGCACTTTATGGTCGGACCCGCCTGCACCCCGACGCGCTCGGCGCTGCTGACCGGTCGCAACCATCTGGATGTCGGCGTCTGGGGCGTCGGCCCGCGCGGCGATGTGCGCCGCGACGAAGTGCTGATGCCTTCGTTTTTTAATCCATCCGGCTACAACACCTGGCTGTTTGGTAAATGGGATGGCGCGAAGATGATGGAGCTGGGTCCTGTGGAGCGCGGCTTTGACTGGTTCTGCGGGATCGGCGGCGGCTATCTGCAAAAAAGACCGCTGCTCTGCACGCCGGAAGGCGGCGAGTGGACGGAGGGCTGGTCAGCGGAACTGATCACCGATGCGGCGATTGAAAAGATCAAAGAGTCCGGCGATACGCCGTGGTTGATGCACATGGCCTACATTATTCCGCACCTGCCTTGGGAGTGTCCCGATTCGTATGCCGATCCCTACCGCAAAAAAGGTTTTTCGGAATCCTTTGCGCAATGCTACGGCTCCATCAAACAAATGGACGACCAAATCGGCCGCCTGCTCGACGCGGTGCGCGAGGCGGGGCAGGAGGAAAACACCATTGTGATTTTCTTCAGCGACAACGGCCCGACCGAAAACACGCCGGCCTATGTGAATGAAAACTTTAAACGTGCACAGCATTCCGATGATTGGAAACTGCGCAATGCCTGCGAGCTGACCGGCTCGAAGGCCGAGGTCTGGGACGGCGGCATCCGCAGTCCGTTGCTCGTCCGCTGGCCGGGAAAAGTCAAACCGGGCGTCCGTCAGGATGTACCGATGGTGGAAGACATTCTGCCGACCGTGCTCGACCTCGCGCAGATTCCCGAAGCCAAACAGCCGAAGCATCTGCCGTTCGATGGCAACAGCATGCGCGCCTCGCTCGAAAATCCGCGCTACACAGATGAGCGTGACATCTTCCGCATCGCCCTCGATGGGCGGGGGCATCCGGGTGATGTCACGCCGTCCAACATTATTGAAGATGCCCGCGAAGCGGACTACAGCAAGCTGCATGCCGTGCTGCGGCGCGGAAGCTATAAATTCCATCACCTGCCCGGCGGGAGCTTTCGCCTGTTTGACATGGAGAAAGACCCCGGCGAAAAAAACGACCTCAGCAGGAAAATGCCCGAGCGCACCGAAGAGTTGGCGCAGCGCTGCCGCGCACGCTGGGACGACATTGCCTCGCGCAATCGCACGTTTCCGATGCGCCAGCTGTACATCAATAACATCGACCGCTGGGCCAAATCGTGGACGCTGCGTGCCAACCAGGCGCTCCATTTCGAAGGCAATATGCAGTCGATTTTCTACGGCGGCGCCCGGGGCTTTAACTCGCCCGGCGACCGCGCCGACTACATGATCGATGTGCAGAAGCCGCTTACCGTTTCCTTCATCGCTGAAGGAAAAAACCTCGTCCAATGCGCACCGATCAACCTGCTGATCGACGGCAAGCCGGTAGAGGTCAAAAGCCGCGACGCGAAACAGATCGTCTTCGGCTCCGCGACGCTGCCGGCGGGCAGCATCCCGGTTTCACTGGCAGTTCCCGATGGTGTCGAAGCCGGAACAGCGGATGGTGAAGTGATTACAGTGACCTTGACGTTGGAGCGGTGATTTCTATTCGAATGCTTCCCCGGCGCGGTCCAGAATTTCCTGACGGAGCGGGGGTGAAATGCGGTAGCCTGAAGCTTTCATTTGGTCCAGTACAGGTTTGACTTCAGGAATCAGTTTTTGACGTTTTGCCTGGATGAGCAGGGCTCCGGTTCCGAAAAACTTTATTCCTTCTTTGCGGGCTGCGATCCGGCCGCGCGCTTCATCAATAAGCAGCGGAAGGTTTTGGTGTCCTGCCAGAGTAATGGCTTCGGCTTCTCCTTGATCGAGTGTGCGAAGCAACCGTTTTGCGGGCGGTTCAGACGCGACTGCTCTAAGCCACCCTGCATCCAGGGCGGAGGCAAGCGCAACGGCTCCGGGGCGCGAGCTGCTGATGCATAGCTCATTGAGTACCGCTTCGGGGATCAGGGTTTGTTCAAACAATTGCTGAAGCAGTTTTAATTGCCCGCTGACTGCCAATGCAATCAGCGGTCCGGTGTCGGCGATAATGAGCTGACGGTCGTTGGGTTTCACTCAAACACGCTCAGTTCGTCTTCGAGTTCCGTTGCGTTATAATCGACCGCATCGATATTCGAGACGCTCAACACCTCTAGAAAATCTTCCACAGAAAGCCCCGCAATTTTTGCAGCCTGAACCAGGGTAACCTGTTTTTGTTCGAAGAGGGTTGCGGCAAGGTGATGATGCGCTCCCTGCTCCAGCAGACGGGCATCGAACGGCAGGGTTATGGCTGCCGGGCGTCCATGTTTTGTGATGATGGAAAGATGTCCGGCTTCTGCCTCTTTGATCAGTTTCCCGGCTTTATTTCGCAGGTCGCGGGATGAAAAAACATCGATTGCTGTTTGCATGGCTACTCCTTATTTGTCAGTACAAAACGTAGCACAAAAATTACCGGGGTCAAGCTGGGATTTTCATAGGGATGCGAGTTGCGAGACAACTATCGTTGGCAAGGTTTGTTGAAATCGGAAGTGAATGTCGTTGTCGGGGAGGGCGACTTGCGTTAGCTTTGTCAAATTACAGATTGTATTAACTAAAGCTGGGTGAAATGCTCTGTGTATAATGAGGTCTGGTTTATGAAAAACGTCTTTAAATGGATGGCTTATATTTTGATGATTGGCTCGTTTTCGTATGGAGCGGCGCGGTCCCCCAACATTCTGTTGATTGTTTCGGATGATCAGGGGTATGGCGATTTTGGTTTTACTGGGAACGATGTGGTGCAAACGCCGGTGCTGGACAGGCTGTCGAAGCAGTCGGCATTTTATCCGTACTTCATGGTGGGGCCGGCGTGCACGCCGACGAGGTCGTCGCTGTTTACCGGCCGCCACTATCTCGATACGGGTGTGTGGGGCGTCGGTTCGCGCGGCAAGGTGCGGCGCGATGAAACGCTGATGCCGAAGTTTTTTACCCCGTCCGGCTACCAGGCCTGGGCGTTCGGTAAAATGGACGGCGGTCTGGAGATGATGGAGATGACGCCGATTGATCGCGGATTCGATTCATTTCTCCAAGGGGCGGGATATGCCCAGAAAAATGAGCAGGGCTGGGGTGCGGAGCTGATCACCGATGCGGCGGTTGAAAAAATTATGCAGGCCGGTGACGCGCCGTGGCTCGCGTATGTCGGTTACGTGATTCCTCATCTGCGATGGTACTGCCCCGAGTCCTACGCCGAGCCGTTTCGAAAGAAGGGCTATTCGGAAGATATTGCCCAATGCTATGGCTCGATCAAACAGATGGATGACCAGATCGGTCGATTGCTTGATGCGCTCGATGAGAGCGGGCGGGCGGAAAATACCATCGTGCTTTTCATGAGCGATAATGGCTCGCTCGATGCGATGGGGCAGAAAGAGATGGGGGGTTGGGAAAACTCGAAGCCCAAACGTCCGCATTCCCCGGACTGGAGCATTCGCAATCCCGGCAACCTGATCGGCCGCAAGGGCGAGGTATGGGACAACGGCATCCGCAGTCCGCTGCTGGTGCGTTGGCCCGAAAAGGTTAAATCCGGAATCCGCAAACATGCGATCAGTGTGGAGGATGTGCTGCCCACGCTGCTGGAGCTCTGCCAAATCCCGGTAGACAAACATCCCGATCATTTCCCGTTTTCCGGGCGCAGCTTCCGCGGCTCATTGGAAGACCGCAAGTTTACGGATGATCGCGATATATTCCGTCTGGCGACCGGCGGTCCCGGCGTCCCGGCCGGGGAGGGCGCAAACACGCCCGATATGAAAACGCTGGGCTACGACACGCTGCACACGATTCTGCGCAGCGGCAAATACAAGTTTCATCATCTGCCGGGCGGCGAATTCCGTTTGTACGACATGGAAAAAGATCCGTCTGAACAAAATGACCTCAGCAAAGAAATGCCGGAGCGCACCGACGCCATGGCAAAACGCTGCCGGGCGCGGTGGGACAACATTGCTGAGCGCAACCGCACCTTCCAGATGCGGCAACTGAAAATCAATAATGCCGATCGTCCGCGGAAGCATTGGAAAATACAGGTGCTGCAGCCACTGCGGCTAACGGGCAAAATGGACATGCATGATTATCTCGGCGGCGTGAAGGGGTTTCAATATCCGGGCGATCGCGCCGACTACTCGGTTGAAGTGCAAAAGCCTCTCGCCGTTTCTTTCATTGCCGAAGGCACAGGCTTCGACCGGTGCGCACCAGTCAGTTTACTGGTCGATGGAAAATCGGTTGCCGCCAAAAGTCGCTCCAGCGAAAAAAACGTTTTTGGCCCCGTCGCTTTGCCGTCGGGAACGGTTCCGTTTTCGCTGGCTGTCGCGGATGACGCCGACGCCGGCGCTGCTATTGGCGAGGTGCTCAAGCTGACCCTGAAACTGGAGAAGTAAATGAGTGATGTTTTGCACTGGTCGTTTAACGACAATGTGATGCTTAGGAATACCATTTTTCCGAAGGGGTTTTCGGCGGCGGAGAGTACGTTGCCGGCGGCGGCGTTTGATCCGTCGTCCGACTGGGAAAATTCGTATGATCTGGTCTATTCCGGTCCGCAGGATTTTACAGAGCCCAACAAATATATCTACGGATCGCTTCGGCTGGGCGCAAAGTTTTCCGGCGACGGGGTGCGGCTGTCGGTCAGCAGTGTGCGCCAGATGGGGCAGAATTTTCCGAAAGAACGTGAGTTTTTGACGACCGCGTTTGACTGCAACCGCGATGAGCTGTTATCGCTGAAAGATCCGTCGCACTGGAAGATTGAAGCGGAAACCCGCAATGTGCAGACCGCGCCGGTCGCGCCGTTTCGAAACTATTTCCAGAAGGGTTCGCTGAACAAGGGGCGGATTCATAAGAAGGGCGCATCCGGGGACTCGTACCTCTGCCGGGAAGCCGGGGCGGGGCCGATCGCCTGCAACTGGGGGCTGCTGGCCGCAGTGCAAACCATGCCGCGCGATCGGCGAATCTCCTTTTCATATTTTGAGGATCTCGAACGTTTCTCTGCCGGGCACTCGATTGCATTCCTTGACGATTTTGAGGCGGAATTCGGCGGGCGCAAGGTGATGCTGCACGGCTATACGCATAAAGGGCCGGGTATTATACCATCCTATTACTGGGTGGATGATTCCGGGCGACTTTTAATCGCGCGCTTCGGTTTGTCGATGCTGGTGTATAACGCGAACCCGACCATTGATTCCATACCTTCCAAAGGTTGGAAAGGAGGTGCCGAATGAAGCGGCGCAGTTTTTTACAAAGCAGTGCGGTGGCCACAGCGGCGGCATCGGTGACCTATCCTTCGAATGCCAAAGGAACGGCGGCCAACGATGTGCCGAACATGATTTTTATTCATGTCGACCAGATGAGCCTGCTCGACTCTATCCGCGCCTACGGGTGTGAATACACATCCACGCCGGGTATTGATCGGTTGGTGAAAAACGGCACTTCGTTCATGCAGTCTTATTCCACCGATCCGGTCTGCTGCCCGGCGCGGGCGTCGTGGTGGACGGGCGCTTATTCGTCGGAGCATGGCGTGGTCTGCAACTCGACGCCGTGCCATCCGGAAATGCCGGACGTTTCGCGGCTGCTTCAACAGGCCGGATACGATACCTACTTTTCCGGGAAGTGGCACGTGCCCGGAAAAGAGGTGCGCAACCTGTTCCATGTGCTGCATGAAGGCAGCTGGTGGGGGGAAATGACCGATACAGAGGTTACCCGCAGCGCGGTATCATTTCTGGAAAACCACGATGGGCAGCATCCGTTTTTCCTGTCGGTCGGTTATCTCAATCCGCACGATATCTGCATCACGCCGAAATATGATGATGCGCGTTCGACCAAGGTAGACGGCAAAAAGGTTCCGCCTTATGTGAGTGCCGGTGTGCTGGAGGAGAGTGATATTCCGCCGTTGCCGGAAGCACATGAGTACGACCCGCGTGAACCGGGTATTCTGGTGGCCTGCAAGCGCGGATCGGCGGAGAAAAAGAATGCGGCGTTCCGCGACTGGGGCGATGAGCTGTGGCGGATGCACCGCTATAATTACCACCGCTTTACTGAGATGGTGGATCGCCAGATCGATGTACTGCTCGACGCATTGGAGCAGTCGGACTTTAAGGACAATACGCTGATTATTTTTTCCGCTGACCATGGTGAGGGCATTGGGCGGCATCGCACGGTGGCCAAATCAACCTTCTACGACGAGGTTTGTCGCGTTCCGTTTATTGTTTCAACGCTTGGGAAACTGAAGGTTCGCAAAGGCATTCGGGATGAACAGCATCTGGTGTCCGGGGTCGATCTGGGGCGCACCCTTTGTGATTATGCCCAGGCGGACGGTGCCGTGCTGCCACACGGGCTGAGTGTCCGCCCGCTGGTGGAAGGTCAAAAGAGCGCGTGGCGCGAGTTTGTCTATGCCGAGAACAGTGCCTACATGCATATGGTGAGTGACGGGACGATCAAATATATCCGCGAATATATTGAAAATGAGGAGGTCACCGGACTTCCGCCCTGCGCCAAAACGCATGCCACCGGTGTGGAGCAGCTGTTCGATCTGGCACGCGATCCGAACGAGGGGCGCAACCTGGCTTATGATCCGGAATATGCGCCGCAGCTCGAACGGATGCGCACGGCGCTGGATCAAATGGAAGATGAACGCATTGCAATCAAACCGGTCGCGGTGCAGGGGAAGAAATTTATGACGGCCCGATCTGAGACGATCAGGAAGAACAATATACCACAGGACTATTAACGAGAGAATTTTAGACAGGATTAACGCAGATTTACATGATCTTGGACGCTTACAGCAAAGAGCTGACAGCTGGTAGTAAATACGGGCGTTTTTGAAATCATGTAGATCATGTAGATCCGGTCAAAAAAAGAAGTTTAAAAGGTGCAGTATGAATGGATTGAAGAAGATGAGTTTTGCAGCGGTTGCGCTGCTGTGTTTAGCGGGGGCGGTTTCGGCCGCAAAGGAGAAGCCGAACTTTTTATTTGTGATGGTGGATGATATGGCGCCGGATGCCATTTTTCATAATCGCTTTGATTTTCTGGAAACGCCGAACTTTCAGCGTCTGGCCGACGAAGGTGCGGTGTTTGACAATATGATGGTCACCACGTCGCTTTGCTCGCCGAGCCGGGCATCGATTCTGACCGGCACCTATTCGCACATCCACGGTGTGCGCTATAACGAGATCCAGGATCCGGAACCGCATCTGACGCAGTTTCCGCAGGCACTGCAGAAGGTGGGCTACAAAACTGCGCTGATCGGCAAGTGGCACATGGCGCATCACGCGAAGCCACGCCCCGGCTTTGACTATTGGCTCAGCTTTAAAGGGCAGGGCGTCTATTATAATCCCGAGCTGAATATTAACGGCGATGTGGTAAAGGAAGAGGGGTATATTACCGACATCCTCACCGACCGGGCGGTCGATTTTATTTCTGAAAACAAGAGCGATCCGTTCTGTGTGCTGCTGTGGCACAAGGCGTGTCATGCTCCCTTTGAGCCGGCCGAGCGGCATAAGAATGCCTTCCCGGAAGGACGTTTTGAGGAGCCGGAGAGCTGGTCGCTGGACTTTTCCGACCGTCCCCTTTGGCGCCGACGCGCGCAGACGTACGGCGAGCATTATAAAAAATGGGTGGCCAGCGAAGGGTTGCCGGTTCCCGACAAGCTCGGGCCGAAAAAATGGTCCGTAAAAAACGAAGGCAAGCTCAATATGCTGCGCTGCCTGCTGGCCGTCGATGAAGGTATCGGCCGGGTGATGGATTTGCTGGAGGAACAGGGGCGTCTTGATAACACCGTGATCATTTTCATGGCCGACAACGGCTGGTTTTTTGGTGAACATCGAAAGGGCGACAAGCGCCTCGCCTATGAAGAGTCTATTCGCGTGCC belongs to Pontiella desulfatans and includes:
- a CDS encoding sulfatase family protein, yielding MKRRSFLQSSAVATAAASVTYPSNAKGTAANDVPNMIFIHVDQMSLLDSIRAYGCEYTSTPGIDRLVKNGTSFMQSYSTDPVCCPARASWWTGAYSSEHGVVCNSTPCHPEMPDVSRLLQQAGYDTYFSGKWHVPGKEVRNLFHVLHEGSWWGEMTDTEVTRSAVSFLENHDGQHPFFLSVGYLNPHDICITPKYDDARSTKVDGKKVPPYVSAGVLEESDIPPLPEAHEYDPREPGILVACKRGSAEKKNAAFRDWGDELWRMHRYNYHRFTEMVDRQIDVLLDALEQSDFKDNTLIIFSADHGEGIGRHRTVAKSTFYDEVCRVPFIVSTLGKLKVRKGIRDEQHLVSGVDLGRTLCDYAQADGAVLPHGLSVRPLVEGQKSAWREFVYAENSAYMHMVSDGTIKYIREYIENEEVTGLPPCAKTHATGVEQLFDLARDPNEGRNLAYDPEYAPQLERMRTALDQMEDERIAIKPVAVQGKKFMTARSETIRKNNIPQDY
- a CDS encoding sulfatase family protein; the encoded protein is MNGLKKMSFAAVALLCLAGAVSAAKEKPNFLFVMVDDMAPDAIFHNRFDFLETPNFQRLADEGAVFDNMMVTTSLCSPSRASILTGTYSHIHGVRYNEIQDPEPHLTQFPQALQKVGYKTALIGKWHMAHHAKPRPGFDYWLSFKGQGVYYNPELNINGDVVKEEGYITDILTDRAVDFISENKSDPFCVLLWHKACHAPFEPAERHKNAFPEGRFEEPESWSLDFSDRPLWRRRAQTYGEHYKKWVASEGLPVPDKLGPKKWSVKNEGKLNMLRCLLAVDEGIGRVMDLLEEQGRLDNTVIIFMADNGWFFGEHRKGDKRLAYEESIRVPFAMRYPPKLKAGRRIDGLVANIDIGPTLLELAGAKTPKTMQGESFVPVMDGKAVGRTDPFFYEYFQEKYAPAIPTMLAIRTPDWKYVHYPYEDESIGNFGELYHLAKDPKELQNRIHSPEAAVQLKKMQRLLERAKEQYEYTPPPYKYEPPVGE